GTCTCAAAACGAGGAGGCCATAgagaaactattttttattcctttgTCTTGAATTTCGTGAAGAACTCCATTCTATCTCTCCCTCGTTACGAACAAAAAAGTAGGGCTGCGCCCCAGTTGTACACTCCTTTCGTTCTACGAACCCTTGTTGATTCTGAACTTCGTTCGCGAAGGAACCGGACTTTTGACGGGTCAGCCCTTTTTTATGCGCCGTTTTACCCTGAAAGGAAAATGAGCTTTGCTCCTCTGGGCGCTAGGCGCTCCCGTGGTTCGCGAGAAGGAAAAAGGACTCATCCTTTGTTGCATCTGGCACGAGATGATCAAGAGAGAGCTTCGTCTATCGATGAACAGCGGATTGACGGAGCTCTTGGCATTGCTttgttttctctcctttcctatCAGTGAGTTC
Above is a genomic segment from Rhodamnia argentea isolate NSW1041297 unplaced genomic scaffold, ASM2092103v1 Rarg_v2.18, whole genome shotgun sequence containing:
- the LOC115733403 gene encoding LOW QUALITY PROTEIN: uncharacterized protein LOC115733403 (The sequence of the model RefSeq protein was modified relative to this genomic sequence to represent the inferred CDS: inserted 1 base in 1 codon; substituted 1 base at 1 genomic stop codon), producing MQGGCIADIGSCGTGFDSASGSVRTKKFRTKGSELTDRKGEXNKAMPRAPSIRCSSIDEALSXSSRARCNKG